The following proteins are encoded in a genomic region of bacterium 336/3:
- a CDS encoding cyclic nucleotide-binding protein — protein MKNILFDFISKYVSLTEDEKNAIAPLDIFRSVKKGTTLLKEGQISKDSYFILKGCIRTYYVLEGEEKTTAFYTEMEVLTPSCVISKTPSEYYISCIEDTILTVSNSDMEVEINSKFPKFENLCRILSEELLAKQQMDFDEFKTSSPEQRYLNLLEKRPDLVQRVPQHQLASFLGITPQSLSRLRARILEKSKE, from the coding sequence ATGAAAAATATACTATTTGACTTTATATCAAAATACGTTTCTCTGACAGAAGATGAAAAGAACGCTATTGCTCCTTTGGACATATTTCGCTCAGTAAAGAAAGGGACCACTTTACTCAAAGAAGGACAAATATCGAAAGATAGCTACTTTATTCTAAAAGGATGTATTCGAACATATTATGTTTTAGAGGGTGAAGAAAAAACTACTGCTTTCTACACAGAAATGGAAGTTTTGACACCCTCTTGTGTAATCAGCAAAACTCCATCCGAATATTATATAAGTTGTATAGAAGACACTATACTTACAGTTTCAAATTCTGATATGGAAGTAGAAATAAACAGTAAATTTCCAAAGTTTGAAAACCTATGCAGAATATTATCTGAAGAACTTTTAGCCAAACAACAAATGGACTTTGATGAGTTTAAGACTTCTTCACCTGAACAACGATACCTGAACTTACTAGAAAAAAGACCAGACCTTGTTCAACGTGTTCCACAACACCAATTAGCAAGTTTTTTAGGTATAACACCACAATCATTAAGTAGGTTAAGAGCAAGAATTTTGGAGAAAAGCAAAGAGTAA